One segment of Zhihengliuella halotolerans DNA contains the following:
- a CDS encoding LacI family DNA-binding transcriptional regulator produces MSDTNRQRPATVADVARTAKVSKAQAARALGGYGAVSEPVRQKVLAAAEELNYRPNALARSMNTGRSQTIGVVIGDVENPFFGLATRGLSDTLRRRGYDVVLANTGERVDVEEDAVRVMLDKRVDGLVVSPASSAHVDHLVGALDSGRPMVFLDRSIPHLGVDSVEVDLRGLARQATAELIDAGHRRIGFLSAVDAPGGYTPDLELTNSSVAERLAGIVEACAAAGIDVDPTWIRLNLSTPEAIHAATREITSLQNAPTALIASDSMVGLEVLTTLRADAVRVPDDVSFLMFDDMPWSSLVDPPITVISQPAYDMGVLAAETLLTRLTAPGAEPVRHTLAGRVVHRESVAPVPAAKPVDA; encoded by the coding sequence ATGAGCGATACAAACAGGCAGCGACCGGCGACGGTCGCCGACGTCGCGCGGACCGCCAAGGTCTCCAAGGCGCAGGCCGCGCGCGCCCTCGGCGGCTACGGGGCCGTCAGCGAACCCGTGCGGCAGAAGGTCCTCGCCGCGGCCGAGGAGCTCAACTACCGGCCCAACGCGCTGGCCCGCAGCATGAACACGGGCCGCTCGCAGACCATCGGGGTCGTCATCGGCGACGTGGAGAACCCGTTCTTCGGCCTGGCCACGCGCGGGCTCTCCGACACGCTGCGGCGGCGGGGCTACGACGTCGTGCTCGCCAACACGGGCGAGCGCGTCGACGTCGAGGAGGACGCGGTCCGCGTCATGCTCGACAAGCGCGTCGACGGCCTCGTCGTCTCGCCCGCGAGTTCGGCGCACGTCGACCATCTGGTCGGCGCGCTCGACTCGGGCCGGCCCATGGTCTTCCTCGACCGGAGCATCCCGCACCTCGGCGTCGACTCGGTCGAGGTCGATCTGCGCGGACTGGCGCGGCAGGCGACTGCGGAGCTGATCGACGCCGGCCACCGGCGCATCGGCTTCCTCTCCGCGGTGGACGCCCCCGGCGGCTACACACCCGACCTCGAGCTGACGAACTCGTCGGTGGCCGAGCGGCTCGCGGGCATCGTCGAGGCCTGCGCGGCTGCCGGGATCGACGTGGATCCGACGTGGATCCGCCTGAACCTCTCAACCCCGGAGGCGATCCACGCCGCGACCCGCGAAATCACATCTCTCCAGAACGCCCCGACGGCCCTCATCGCCTCCGACAGCATGGTGGGGCTCGAAGTCCTGACGACCCTGCGGGCCGACGCGGTGCGGGTCCCCGACGACGTCTCGTTCCTGATGTTCGACGACATGCCGTGGTCCTCCCTGGTCGACCCGCCCATCACGGTCATCTCGCAGCCGGCCTACGACATGGGCGTGCTCGCGGCCGAGACGCTGCTGACGCGGCTCACCGCCCCGGGGGCCGAACCGGTGCGGCACACGCTGGCCGGCCGGGTGGTCCACCGCGAGTCGGTGGCGCCCGTACCCGCGGCGAAGCCGGTCGACGCGTAG
- a CDS encoding alpha/beta fold hydrolase, with amino-acid sequence MKETPREHGMLPTADGQRIYWEEWGEESGAPALYLHGGPGGTCGQSGYRNRFDLSRARVIGFDQRGSGRSLPHASDPATSLESNTTAHLIRDIEALREARGVESWVVNGVSWGSTLALAYAQAHPDRVAGVVLFAVTTTSRREVDWITEGVGAVFPEAWDRFATHAERAGTGYRRGRDRLVEAYDRLLNSPDPAVRDAASREWAQWEDVHVSIGAGGFTRDPRWDDDAYRLAFARLVTHYWSNDGFADPPLLEHMDRLRDIPGILIHGRRDVSGPALTAVEVHRRWPGSTLIIDEQDGHGGPTMVQHWSEANARLLRLQEA; translated from the coding sequence ATGAAGGAAACTCCGCGCGAGCACGGCATGCTGCCCACCGCCGACGGGCAGCGGATCTACTGGGAAGAGTGGGGCGAGGAGTCCGGCGCGCCCGCCCTGTACCTGCACGGCGGGCCCGGCGGAACCTGCGGCCAGAGCGGATACCGCAACCGCTTCGACCTGTCCCGCGCCCGCGTCATCGGCTTCGACCAGCGCGGCAGCGGCCGATCGCTCCCGCATGCCTCGGACCCCGCGACCAGTCTCGAATCGAACACCACCGCCCACCTGATCCGCGACATCGAGGCGCTGCGCGAAGCACGCGGCGTCGAATCCTGGGTCGTCAACGGCGTCTCCTGGGGGTCGACCCTCGCGCTCGCCTACGCCCAGGCCCACCCGGACCGCGTGGCCGGCGTCGTCCTGTTCGCGGTCACCACCACGAGCCGTCGAGAAGTCGACTGGATCACGGAGGGCGTGGGCGCCGTCTTCCCCGAGGCGTGGGACCGGTTCGCCACCCACGCGGAGCGGGCGGGCACGGGGTACCGACGTGGCCGGGACCGGCTGGTCGAGGCCTACGATCGCCTGCTGAACTCACCCGACCCGGCGGTACGGGACGCCGCCTCCCGGGAGTGGGCCCAGTGGGAGGACGTGCACGTCTCGATCGGTGCCGGAGGCTTCACGCGGGATCCGCGCTGGGACGACGACGCGTACCGGCTCGCGTTCGCCCGGCTGGTGACCCACTACTGGTCCAACGACGGCTTCGCCGACCCGCCGCTGCTCGAGCACATGGACCGGCTTCGCGACATCCCGGGCATCCTCATCCACGGGCGACGCGACGTCTCCGGCCCCGCGCTCACGGCCGTGGAAGTGCACCGGAGGTGGCCGGGGTCCACGCTCATCATCGACGAACAGGACGGCCACGGCGGCCCGACGATGGTCCAGCACTGGAGCGAGGCCAACGCCCGGCTGCTGCGGCTGCAAGAGGCCTGA
- the hrpB gene encoding ATP-dependent helicase HrpB yields MQGFDLQHIGRGLAFAQSLAELRSALAAPASRAVVQAPPGTGKTTLVPPLVAELAAGDGFTGRIVVTQPRRVAARAAARRLAQLTGTRVGDLAGYSVRGESRTGAATRIEFVTAGILLRRLLADPGLESVAAVVLDEVHERALETDLLLGVLADVHALRGGGDGDLRVVAMSATVDAPRFASLLGRYDDGGPAPVIDSPSVLHPLEVRWVPMPSAPAARSTRGGPSNSSHRLDERGVRREFLDHVAATAADAHAAALAADPGVDALVFVPGAREVSHVVAALARRAPRTEVLALHGQLPPGEQDRAVAGRVPGEKPRIVVSTALAESSLTVPGVRLVIDAGLSREPRRDARGMSGLVTVSASRAACEQRAGRAARQGPGVVVRCFDEKTFAAAPAYITPEIQTADLTQTALTLACWGSPGGKDLPLPDAPPAAAFADAELVLRGLGALDVSGHATDEGRRLASVPADPRLARALFDGAGRVGLRAAAEVVALLAGDLRAFGITAAGGDLSRALASLRGARGPERGRWDDEVRRLRSLAADVQDSSARTGEGRAAGEAETGYVAALANPEWIARRVSENEYLLASGTRAQLPGGSALGGHEWLAAAEVARQGSRALLRAGAPIGEDVALEAGAHLLTDRVEAQFDGGRVRARRERRLGAILLESTPVKATPEQARPAVVRALRVEGLGFSEKAEALRRRMGLLHRVLGDPWPDVGEAVLLERIEEWFAPEIEKLAAGADAHRMDLAEPLRRLLPWPAAVRFDELAPERMRVPSGNTARVEYPPVDDATAGESAGGSSAGAPGAEADGGDRVDGGQRPAGNRPVVAVKLQECFGWAETPALVDGRVPVLFHLLSPAGRPLAVTGDLASFWSGPYAQVRAEMRGRYPKHPWPEDPWTAPATAKTKNRM; encoded by the coding sequence GTGCAGGGTTTCGACCTGCAGCACATCGGCCGGGGACTCGCCTTCGCGCAGTCCCTGGCCGAACTGCGTTCAGCACTCGCCGCCCCGGCCTCCCGCGCAGTCGTCCAGGCACCTCCGGGTACTGGCAAGACCACGCTTGTGCCGCCGCTCGTCGCCGAGCTCGCCGCGGGCGACGGGTTCACCGGCAGGATCGTCGTTACGCAGCCCCGTCGGGTCGCCGCTCGCGCCGCGGCCCGCCGGCTGGCGCAGCTGACGGGAACGCGCGTCGGCGACCTCGCCGGCTACAGCGTCCGCGGCGAGTCCCGCACGGGCGCGGCGACGCGCATCGAATTCGTTACCGCCGGCATCCTGCTGCGCCGCTTGCTCGCCGATCCGGGCCTCGAGTCGGTCGCCGCCGTCGTGCTCGACGAGGTGCACGAGCGCGCCCTCGAGACCGACCTGCTGCTCGGCGTCCTCGCCGACGTGCACGCGCTACGCGGCGGCGGCGACGGCGACCTGCGGGTCGTCGCAATGTCCGCGACCGTCGACGCGCCGCGCTTCGCCTCCCTGCTGGGCCGGTACGACGACGGCGGCCCGGCCCCCGTGATCGACTCGCCCTCGGTGCTGCACCCGCTCGAGGTCCGCTGGGTGCCCATGCCGTCCGCGCCAGCGGCCCGGTCCACCCGCGGCGGTCCGTCGAACTCCTCGCACCGGCTCGACGAGCGCGGTGTGCGCCGCGAGTTTCTCGACCACGTCGCCGCGACGGCGGCCGACGCCCACGCGGCGGCCCTGGCCGCGGATCCGGGCGTCGACGCCCTCGTGTTCGTGCCCGGCGCCCGGGAGGTCTCCCACGTCGTCGCGGCGCTGGCCCGGCGGGCGCCCCGCACCGAGGTCTTGGCTTTGCACGGGCAGCTGCCGCCGGGTGAGCAGGACCGCGCCGTTGCCGGTCGGGTGCCGGGGGAGAAGCCGCGCATCGTCGTCTCGACCGCGCTGGCCGAGTCCTCGCTGACCGTGCCGGGCGTGCGCCTCGTGATCGACGCCGGCCTCTCGCGCGAGCCGCGGCGCGACGCCCGCGGCATGAGCGGGCTCGTCACCGTTTCGGCCTCCCGGGCCGCGTGCGAGCAGCGCGCCGGCCGCGCAGCTCGCCAGGGGCCCGGGGTGGTGGTGCGCTGTTTCGATGAGAAGACCTTCGCCGCCGCCCCCGCGTACATCACCCCCGAGATCCAGACCGCGGACCTGACGCAGACCGCGCTGACACTGGCTTGCTGGGGGTCGCCCGGAGGGAAGGACCTGCCGCTGCCCGACGCGCCGCCGGCTGCCGCGTTCGCCGACGCGGAGCTCGTCCTGCGCGGCCTCGGCGCCCTCGATGTTTCGGGCCATGCGACGGACGAGGGCCGCCGCCTGGCCTCGGTCCCGGCCGACCCGCGCCTGGCGCGCGCCCTGTTCGACGGCGCCGGCCGCGTCGGCCTGCGGGCCGCGGCGGAGGTCGTGGCCCTGCTCGCCGGGGACCTGCGCGCGTTCGGCATCACCGCCGCCGGCGGCGACCTGTCCCGGGCCCTCGCGTCGCTGCGCGGAGCGCGCGGCCCCGAGCGGGGGCGCTGGGACGACGAGGTGCGGCGGCTGCGCTCGCTCGCCGCCGACGTACAGGACTCCTCGGCGCGGACCGGAGAGGGGCGGGCGGCCGGCGAGGCGGAGACCGGATACGTGGCGGCACTGGCGAACCCGGAGTGGATCGCGCGCCGCGTCAGCGAGAACGAGTACCTGCTGGCGTCGGGCACGCGCGCGCAGCTGCCGGGCGGCAGCGCGCTCGGCGGGCACGAGTGGCTGGCTGCCGCCGAGGTCGCCCGCCAGGGCAGTCGGGCGCTGCTGCGGGCGGGCGCGCCGATCGGTGAGGACGTCGCGCTGGAAGCTGGCGCTCACTTGCTGACCGACCGGGTGGAGGCCCAGTTCGACGGCGGCCGCGTGCGGGCGCGGCGCGAGCGCCGGCTGGGCGCGATCCTGCTCGAGTCCACCCCCGTGAAGGCGACGCCGGAGCAGGCGCGGCCGGCGGTCGTCCGGGCGCTGCGGGTTGAGGGGCTCGGGTTCTCGGAGAAGGCCGAGGCGCTGCGCCGGCGGATGGGCCTGCTGCACCGCGTGCTCGGCGACCCGTGGCCGGACGTGGGTGAGGCCGTCCTGCTGGAGCGGATCGAGGAGTGGTTCGCCCCCGAGATCGAGAAGCTGGCCGCCGGGGCCGACGCGCACCGCATGGACCTCGCCGAGCCGCTGCGCCGGCTGCTGCCGTGGCCGGCGGCGGTCCGGTTCGACGAGCTCGCGCCGGAGCGGATGCGCGTGCCCAGCGGCAACACGGCGCGTGTGGAGTACCCGCCGGTCGACGACGCGACGGCCGGGGAGTCAGCCGGCGGCTCGAGCGCGGGTGCACCGGGCGCTGAGGCCGACGGCGGCGACCGGGTCGACGGAGGACAACGGCCCGCCGGCAACCGCCCCGTCGTCGCGGTGAAGCTGCAGGAGTGCTTCGGCTGGGCCGAGACCCCGGCGCTCGTCGACGGCCGCGTGCCCGTACTCTTCCACCTGCTCTCGCCGGCGGGACGGCCGCTCGCGGTTACGGGAGACCTGGCCTCGTTCTGGTCGGGGCCGTACGCGCAGGTGCGCGCGGAGATGCGCGGGCGCTACCCGAAGCACCCGTGGCCGGAGGATCCGTGGACGGCCCCGGCGACGGCGAAGACCAAGAACCGGATGTAG
- a CDS encoding TetR family transcriptional regulator: MADRIKPFAILSPDRDRKDGKPRRNVGRPAVIDPDATAACALRLFDEFGYDAVTMEQVAKAAGIGRKSLYRYFASKADLVWGGSLPVGSKATAMLEGKKGKDAEAAFETLREYARVGTEDLDPEVTRIRLRLTNQHRELAGYGYGFLAERGRIISEYLERSGVEQPRAAYLGAAVISVIHAAWVLWALSEDSDPSPYLEDAIGVVL; this comes from the coding sequence ATGGCAGACCGCATCAAGCCATTCGCCATTCTCTCCCCGGACCGTGACCGCAAGGACGGCAAGCCGCGCCGCAACGTCGGGCGCCCCGCAGTGATCGACCCCGACGCGACGGCAGCCTGCGCGCTGCGCCTCTTCGACGAGTTCGGCTACGACGCCGTGACGATGGAGCAGGTTGCCAAGGCGGCCGGTATCGGCCGCAAGAGCCTCTACCGCTACTTCGCCTCGAAGGCCGATCTGGTCTGGGGCGGGAGCCTGCCCGTCGGGTCCAAGGCCACGGCCATGCTCGAAGGCAAGAAGGGCAAAGACGCCGAGGCGGCCTTCGAGACGCTGCGCGAGTACGCCCGCGTCGGCACCGAGGACCTCGATCCCGAGGTCACCCGCATCCGCCTTCGCCTGACCAACCAGCACCGCGAGCTGGCCGGCTACGGCTATGGCTTCCTGGCCGAGCGCGGCCGCATCATCTCCGAGTACCTCGAGCGTTCGGGCGTCGAGCAGCCCCGCGCCGCCTACCTCGGAGCGGCCGTCATCTCGGTCATCCACGCCGCGTGGGTGCTGTGGGCGCTCTCCGAGGACTCCGATCCGTCGCCGTACCTGGAAGACGCCATCGGCGTCGTCCTCTAA
- a CDS encoding dihydrolipoamide acetyltransferase family protein: MSVKTFLLPDLGEGLTEAELLSWHVAVGDTVRVDQPIAEVETAKSAVEVPCPFAGVVQELFGAPGDTLDVGKPLISVLPEGASLRAPEAPDEAPGAAQSYREEERAGASPAASGSAGDPEDGADSGSGNVLIGYGTPGGSGSTRRRRMPKVYREVVDPRSLPPGETSAAPAPAAEPGLAPRVINPIVRRLARHHGISVASLRGSGDDGLILRSDVEAAIAGADGVSAEDTTTERPAVVSGQAAVLPAAAGATDARTGLGIAERIPVKGVRKTIAAAMTRSRTEIPEATVWVDVDATALLELRASLKSTPAGAPGLLAFIARFVVAGLAKYPELNARIEDVDGGQELVRFDGVNLGFAAQTDRGLVVPSVERADALSARELDTRVRELTAKAREGKCSPAELTRGTFTLNNYGVFGVDGSAAIINYPEAAILGVGRIIEKPWVVGGELAVRHVTELTLAFDHRVCDGGVAGGFLRYVADAIENPGSVLADL, translated from the coding sequence ATGTCCGTCAAGACGTTTCTGCTGCCCGATCTGGGCGAAGGCCTGACCGAGGCCGAGCTGCTGAGCTGGCACGTCGCCGTCGGCGACACCGTGCGCGTGGACCAGCCGATCGCCGAGGTCGAGACCGCGAAGTCCGCCGTCGAGGTCCCGTGCCCGTTCGCCGGGGTCGTCCAGGAGCTCTTCGGTGCGCCCGGTGACACCCTCGACGTGGGCAAGCCCCTGATTTCCGTGCTGCCCGAAGGCGCCAGCTTGCGGGCGCCCGAGGCTCCGGATGAGGCGCCGGGGGCCGCGCAGTCCTATCGCGAGGAGGAGCGCGCCGGCGCGTCTCCGGCGGCGTCCGGCAGCGCTGGCGATCCGGAAGACGGGGCGGATTCCGGTTCCGGCAACGTCCTGATCGGATACGGCACCCCGGGCGGTTCCGGGTCTACGCGCCGCCGCCGCATGCCGAAGGTCTACCGCGAGGTGGTCGACCCGCGGTCGCTGCCACCCGGCGAGACGTCGGCCGCTCCCGCGCCCGCCGCCGAGCCGGGTCTCGCCCCGCGGGTCATCAACCCGATCGTGCGCCGCCTCGCCCGCCACCATGGCATCAGCGTCGCGTCCCTGCGGGGCTCGGGCGACGACGGGCTGATCCTGCGTTCCGACGTCGAGGCGGCCATCGCGGGTGCTGACGGCGTGAGCGCAGAGGACACGACGACGGAGCGCCCCGCCGTCGTGTCCGGACAAGCCGCAGTGCTGCCGGCTGCGGCAGGGGCGACCGACGCGCGGACCGGACTCGGCATCGCCGAGCGGATCCCGGTCAAGGGGGTGCGCAAGACGATCGCGGCCGCGATGACGCGCTCGCGCACCGAGATCCCCGAAGCGACAGTGTGGGTCGACGTCGACGCGACCGCGCTGCTCGAGCTGCGGGCCTCGCTCAAGTCGACGCCGGCCGGTGCACCCGGGCTGCTCGCGTTCATCGCGCGCTTCGTGGTCGCCGGCCTGGCCAAGTACCCGGAGCTCAACGCCCGGATCGAGGACGTCGACGGCGGGCAGGAGCTCGTCCGGTTCGACGGCGTGAATCTCGGCTTCGCCGCGCAGACCGACCGCGGGCTCGTGGTCCCGAGCGTCGAACGCGCCGACGCGCTCAGCGCCCGCGAGCTCGACACCCGCGTGCGCGAGCTGACCGCGAAGGCGCGCGAGGGCAAGTGCTCGCCGGCCGAGCTCACGCGGGGCACGTTCACGCTCAACAACTATGGGGTCTTCGGCGTGGACGGATCCGCGGCGATCATCAACTACCCGGAAGCCGCGATCCTCGGAGTCGGGCGGATCATCGAGAAGCCGTGGGTCGTCGGCGGCGAGCTGGCCGTCCGCCACGTCACCGAGTTGACTCTCGCCTTCGACCACCGCGTGTGCGACGGCGGCGTGGCCGGCGGCTTCCTCCGCTACGTGGCCGACGCGATCGAGAACCCGGGCTCAGTCCTGGCGGATCTCTAA
- a CDS encoding alpha-ketoacid dehydrogenase subunit beta, with translation MTVTTSSDANGNVSAATARASERAAEHAEAAQLQPVTFAKALNTALADALEASDDVVLFGEDIGTLGGVFRITDGLTDRFGEHRCFDTPLAESGIAGMAAGMAMNGMRPVIEMQFDAFAYPALEQIFSHIAKMHNRTRGGLKMPIVIRIPYAGGIGGVEHHCDSSESYYAHTPGLKVYAPATVADAYRMLREAIDSDDPVVFFEPKKLYWSKDRLDLDALRASYDDGAPASRSEGKAVIAREGSDATLVAYGPSVPTALAAAAAAAEEGRSIEVVDLRTIVPLDDATITASVRKTGRAVVVAETPGFASVASELVARIQERCFHSLAAPVLRVTGFDVPFPAPKLEEFFLPSVDRILDAVDELQWEG, from the coding sequence ATGACCGTCACCACCTCTTCCGATGCCAACGGCAACGTCAGCGCGGCCACCGCCCGCGCGAGCGAGCGTGCCGCCGAGCACGCTGAGGCCGCGCAGCTGCAGCCGGTGACGTTCGCCAAGGCGCTGAACACCGCCCTCGCCGACGCGCTGGAGGCGAGCGACGACGTCGTCCTCTTCGGTGAGGACATCGGCACCCTCGGCGGCGTCTTCCGCATCACCGACGGGCTGACGGACCGCTTCGGCGAGCACCGCTGCTTCGACACTCCGCTGGCCGAGTCCGGCATCGCCGGCATGGCGGCGGGCATGGCGATGAACGGGATGCGCCCGGTCATCGAGATGCAGTTCGACGCGTTCGCCTACCCGGCGCTCGAGCAGATCTTCAGTCACATCGCCAAGATGCACAACCGCACGCGCGGCGGGCTGAAGATGCCGATCGTCATCCGCATCCCGTACGCCGGTGGCATCGGCGGCGTCGAGCACCACTGCGATTCGTCCGAGTCCTACTACGCCCACACTCCGGGCCTGAAGGTCTACGCGCCGGCGACGGTCGCGGATGCCTACCGCATGCTGCGCGAAGCCATCGATTCCGACGACCCCGTGGTCTTCTTCGAGCCGAAGAAGCTCTACTGGTCCAAGGATCGGCTCGACCTCGACGCCCTGCGGGCTTCGTACGACGACGGAGCGCCCGCCTCGCGCTCCGAGGGCAAGGCCGTGATCGCCCGCGAGGGCAGCGACGCGACGCTCGTGGCCTACGGGCCGTCGGTGCCGACTGCGCTTGCGGCTGCCGCGGCTGCAGCCGAGGAGGGGCGCAGCATCGAGGTCGTGGACCTGCGCACAATCGTCCCGCTCGACGACGCGACGATCACGGCGTCGGTGCGCAAGACCGGCCGCGCCGTCGTGGTGGCGGAGACTCCGGGCTTCGCGTCGGTCGCGAGCGAGCTCGTGGCCCGCATCCAGGAGCGCTGCTTCCACTCGCTGGCGGCCCCGGTGCTGCGCGTGACCGGATTCGACGTGCCGTTCCCGGCACCGAAGCTTGAGGAGTTCTTCCTGCCGAGCGTGGACCGGATCCTGGACGCCGTCGACGAACTGCAGTGGGAGGGATGA
- the pdhA gene encoding pyruvate dehydrogenase (acetyl-transferring) E1 component subunit alpha, with the protein MGTPPIGADAREEDRAAYLDETARKFGISVEDYLLPTDGSIRILDETGALRPVGEQGTAPGHEYPLPEAGDLLEAYEALVVGRRVNDQNSALVRQGRMAVYPSSHGQEACQVAAALCLGADDWMFPTYRDSVAVMTKGIDPVETMTLFRGDWHGGYDPKKYKVGIQSTPLTTQLLHGVGVAHAAKLRGEDTVVLAMCGDGATSEGDFHEALNFAAVFKLPVVFFVQNNQYAISVPLAHQTAAPSLAHKAVGYGMAGERVDGNDLVALLAVLRRAVRLARDGHGPLLVEAHTYRMQAHTNADDATRYRQDAEVQEWLAKDPVTRMRAYLRSESVLDDAGEARIAEAAEAMATRLRDGLNEDVAPDPEDLFRYVFTEPTTQLQEQRARLVDELARDAATETEGTR; encoded by the coding sequence ATGGGAACGCCACCGATCGGCGCCGACGCCCGCGAGGAGGACCGCGCCGCCTACCTGGACGAGACCGCCCGCAAGTTCGGCATCTCGGTCGAGGACTATTTGCTTCCGACGGACGGCTCCATCCGGATCCTCGACGAGACCGGGGCCCTTCGCCCGGTCGGCGAGCAGGGCACCGCACCCGGGCACGAGTACCCGCTGCCGGAGGCCGGCGACCTGCTCGAAGCGTATGAGGCGCTCGTCGTCGGCCGCCGGGTCAACGACCAGAACTCCGCGCTCGTGCGCCAGGGCCGGATGGCTGTATACCCGTCGAGCCACGGGCAGGAGGCCTGCCAGGTGGCCGCCGCGCTCTGCCTCGGCGCGGACGACTGGATGTTCCCGACCTACCGCGACTCCGTTGCCGTGATGACCAAGGGCATCGACCCCGTCGAGACCATGACGCTTTTCCGCGGTGACTGGCACGGCGGGTACGACCCCAAGAAGTACAAGGTCGGCATCCAGTCCACCCCGCTGACCACCCAGCTGCTGCACGGCGTCGGCGTCGCCCACGCCGCCAAGCTGCGCGGCGAGGACACGGTCGTCCTCGCGATGTGCGGCGACGGCGCCACGAGCGAGGGCGACTTCCACGAGGCCCTGAACTTCGCCGCCGTCTTCAAGCTGCCGGTGGTCTTCTTTGTGCAGAACAACCAGTACGCGATCTCGGTGCCGCTGGCCCACCAGACGGCCGCACCCTCGCTGGCCCACAAAGCGGTGGGCTACGGCATGGCCGGCGAGCGCGTCGACGGAAACGACCTCGTGGCGCTGCTGGCCGTGCTGCGCCGCGCCGTCCGCCTCGCCCGCGACGGCCACGGCCCGCTGCTCGTCGAGGCGCACACGTACCGCATGCAGGCGCACACCAACGCCGACGACGCGACCCGGTACCGCCAGGACGCCGAGGTCCAGGAGTGGCTCGCCAAGGATCCCGTCACCCGGATGCGCGCCTACCTGCGCAGCGAATCGGTGCTCGACGACGCCGGCGAGGCCCGGATCGCCGAGGCAGCCGAAGCGATGGCGACCCGGCTGCGGGACGGGCTCAATGAAGACGTCGCCCCGGACCCGGAGGATCTCTTCCGCTACGTCTTCACCGAACCCACCACCCAACTGCAGGAGCAGCGGGCCCGCCTCGTCGACGAGCTGGCCCGCGACGCCGCCACCGAGACGGAGGGAACCCGATGA
- a CDS encoding Lrp/AsnC family transcriptional regulator, with product MQPHPVALDATDERILAELARDGRQSVTAIAQKAHVSRAHAYSRINRLQDEGVITRYTAVIDPVKAGLTASAYVTLKLRQHSWREMRERLAAIKQVHHIGLVGGNFDVILLVRGRDNAELRQVIFDQLQSMPGVLDTQTFLVFEDVDTRY from the coding sequence ATGCAGCCGCACCCCGTAGCACTCGACGCAACCGACGAGCGCATCCTGGCCGAGCTGGCGCGCGACGGCCGGCAATCGGTCACCGCCATCGCGCAGAAGGCGCACGTTTCGCGGGCGCACGCATACTCACGGATCAACAGGCTGCAGGACGAGGGGGTCATCACCCGCTACACGGCGGTGATCGATCCGGTAAAGGCTGGCCTGACGGCGTCGGCCTACGTGACGTTGAAGCTTCGCCAGCATTCGTGGCGGGAGATGCGCGAGCGGCTCGCGGCGATCAAGCAGGTTCATCACATCGGCCTCGTCGGAGGGAACTTCGATGTGATCTTGCTGGTGCGCGGACGCGACAACGCGGAGCTCCGCCAGGTGATCTTTGATCAGCTGCAGAGCATGCCCGGGGTGCTCGACACCCAGACCTTCCTGGTCTTCGAGGACGTCGACACCCGCTACTAG
- a CDS encoding superoxide dismutase: MTEKYTLPELNYDYAALEPSISARIMELHRSKHHAAYVAGANTALEQMAEAREKGEFGAIPKLSKDLAFHLGGHTNHSIFWQNLSPEGGDKPVGELAAAIDDAFGSFDAFRGHFTAAAMSLQGSGWALLSFEGLGGNLVIEQLYDQQGNVPVASTPLLMLDMWEHAFYLDYVNVKADYVKAFWNIVNWADVSARFEAARAGAKTLITPGA; this comes from the coding sequence ATGACCGAGAAGTACACTCTCCCCGAGTTGAACTACGATTACGCGGCGCTGGAGCCGAGCATCTCCGCTCGGATCATGGAGCTGCACCGCTCGAAGCACCACGCCGCGTATGTCGCGGGTGCGAACACGGCTTTGGAGCAGATGGCCGAGGCGCGTGAGAAGGGCGAGTTCGGTGCGATTCCGAAGCTGTCCAAGGACCTCGCGTTCCACCTGGGTGGGCACACGAACCACTCGATCTTCTGGCAGAACCTCTCGCCCGAGGGTGGGGACAAGCCGGTGGGTGAGCTGGCGGCGGCGATCGATGACGCGTTCGGTTCGTTCGACGCGTTCCGTGGCCACTTCACGGCGGCGGCGATGAGCTTGCAGGGTTCGGGTTGGGCGTTGCTGTCCTTCGAGGGGCTGGGTGGGAACCTGGTCATCGAGCAGCTCTACGATCAGCAGGGCAATGTGCCGGTGGCGTCGACGCCGTTGTTGATGCTGGATATGTGGGAGCACGCGTTCTACCTGGACTACGTGAACGTGAAGGCGGACTACGTCAAGGCGTTCTGGAACATCGTGAACTGGGCGGATGTGTCGGCGCGGTTCGAGGCGGCTCGTGCTGGTGCCAAGACGCTGATCACTCCGGGCGCTTAG